GAGGAAAATGAGTTCTTTGAGGTCACGCCAAAGATCAAGCCGCCGCCGTCGCTTTTATGAAGGATGTCGCGCCCCGATATCTTCGCCACGAACAGCTTTCCTTCGTCAAGCCTTGGTTCGTCGTTCTTGCTAACGAATCTATATTTTGGGTGTGCAATTCCGTGTTTGGAGAGGAGGTCGTAGACCTCGTGTTCAAGAAGGTTCATATTATCTTCCTATTATATATTTGTGAGGGTCGACCTCTTCTCTTAAGATCTTGAGCCAATCTTCGGGCGGTTCCGGCGTTGTTACGAGGTCCTCTTTTACAAGGAGTTCAAATCCGGTGTTCTCTTTCACCTTTTCGACGGTGACGCCCGGGTGGAGCGATATCACGCGCATTCTTTTGGTCTTCTCTTCAAAGTCCATGATGGCGAGGTCGGTTATTATCTTGAACGGGCCGGTCCTTTCGGGAAGGCCTGCCTCATAACGTGAATTTCCGCCGGTCAAATAGCCCGGGGAAGTTATAAAATCGACCTTGGGGACGAAACGGCGTTTTTCGTGGGGCGTTACTATCATCACCTTCCAACAGTTGGTGGCAAGGTCGGCCGCGCCGCCGCTACCGGGAAGCCTTACCTTTGGTTTGCGGTAATCGGTGCCTATCATCGAGGAATTTAAATTTCCGTACATGTCAATTTGAGCGCCGCCAAGGAACGCGTAGTCGACCATCCCCCTTGCCGTAAGGCTCATGGTCTCGGTCATCGAAGAGGCCTCAATGCCTTTATAGAACGTTCTGGAGTCGCCGACCGATACCGGCATGACCGGGAGAAGCGGGGCTATGCCGCCCGCCTCAAAGAGCATGAGCATCTTTGGTGCTATGGTCTTTTGGGCTAGCATGCCGACCGCGCACGGTGCCCCCGTGCCTACTACTGCGGAGGAACCGTCCTCTATCTCGCGCGCCGCGGTGCATATCATGAGTTCCATCGAATTATATTGTACCATTTTTCATTCCTCGATTGTCATTCCAGCGTAAGCGGGAATTTAGTGCATATGCCCGAGGTCCCCGCTTTCGCGATGGCGACAATGCTATCCTATTAAGCACTCCTTATCCCTAAGTTCCTGCATCTTTTTAAGGCCGCCGTGAAGGTTTAGATATTCATTGAAGTCCTTGACCCCGTAAATATTCTTCTGCAGAAACTTTTTGAAATCCTCCGGATCCTCTTCGATATCGAGCCACTCTTTTATGTGTTCTTCATCTGAGAAATATTCGTAGGCCATATTGCCGGGATAGCTCCCGTATGGAACCTCGCAAACCGCGTCGACGCAGAAGTAGGGGATGGAGGCAAGGTTCGGGTTGTCGCGGAATTTTTCGATAGGCACGATCCTTTCGCAGGTGATGATAAGGCGCTTTGAGGCGCGCGCCAGGTCGTCGTCGACTATCGTTATGCCGCGAATGAGCGCGTTGCCGTAGATATCTGCCTCATGAACGTGAATGATGGTGATATCGGGGTATAATGCGGGGAACGTTGCGAATTTTTTGCCGGTGTAAGGGCAGGTTATGACCTTGCTCGCGCTCCACTTGATGCCGTCGCTTCCGAGGCTCTGGCGACCGATAAGGAACGGGATGCCAAGGGCGGCCGCCTTGAACCTCCACGCCATGCCGGCGTTCGTCCACTCCGTGCATTCGACCTTGCCGCTCTCTAAATATTTTCTCGCGTTCTTTGAAACTCCGCGGGCCTCTAACCCGACCACATACGCTACATCGCACTTGTCAAAGCATTCGCCCGCCGAGAGTATCTGAAAGTCGTGAGTTGCGGTGTGTCCCGAGAGCTTGAGCCCCTTTATGCCCTGACGGACAATTTCGTGCATGGCGGCAACAGGGACGCGTACGCCTCCGAATCCGCCTATTGCAAGGTAGCTTCCCGGCGTTACATGTTCCTTTATCGCCGATCTTATATCGGTCGTTTTGTCCTTCAATATTCGCGACTTGTGTCTAAGAAAATCTCTGGCCTTATCGGGGTCCGGATCTGAAAAAAGCGTCCCTTT
This window of the Deltaproteobacteria bacterium CG11_big_fil_rev_8_21_14_0_20_49_13 genome carries:
- a CDS encoding glutaconate CoA-transferase, whose amino-acid sequence is MECLFEGKGTLFSDPDPDKARDFLRHKSRILKDKTTDIRSAIKEHVTPGSYLAIGGFGGVRVPVAAMHEIVRQGIKGLKLSGHTATHDFQILSAGECFDKCDVAYVVGLEARGVSKNARKYLESGKVECTEWTNAGMAWRFKAAALGIPFLIGRQSLGSDGIKWSASKVITCPYTGKKFATFPALYPDITIIHVHEADIYGNALIRGITIVDDDLARASKRLIITCERIVPIEKFRDNPNLASIPYFCVDAVCEVPYGSYPGNMAYEYFSDEEHIKEWLDIEEDPEDFKKFLQKNIYGVKDFNEYLNLHGGLKKMQELRDKECLIG
- a CDS encoding 3-oxoacid CoA-transferase, which translates into the protein MVQYNSMELMICTAAREIEDGSSAVVGTGAPCAVGMLAQKTIAPKMLMLFEAGGIAPLLPVMPVSVGDSRTFYKGIEASSMTETMSLTARGMVDYAFLGGAQIDMYGNLNSSMIGTDYRKPKVRLPGSGGAADLATNCWKVMIVTPHEKRRFVPKVDFITSPGYLTGGNSRYEAGLPERTGPFKIITDLAIMDFEEKTKRMRVISLHPGVTVEKVKENTGFELLVKEDLVTTPEPPEDWLKILREEVDPHKYIIGR